The Panacibacter microcysteis DNA window CAGCCTAATTAAATTATAAAGGCATGTGGATAAGATGAATAAAAAAAATAAAGTGTTACATGCTGATTATTAAATAGTCTATACAATGGCTTTTGTTTAATACGAAAATATCTAATTGTCTGTTTTACAGATGGTTGTGTTCTTCCGGTATAAACAAACGATAATGCAGCAATAAAGAGATACTGAGATATCTTATACAAATAAAACTTACAGGTGTGCTTGCATCGGGATAATAATGCACCCGCTGTTGTGTAGAGCAGCCTTCACTTTTAAGAAAAGATGTTATATTTTTTCTGTAACCAGCTTAGCATTTTCATGGCATCGCCTGTTGTGTCACTCACTTGTGCGTCCCGTTTTTATGGCAACTGCAGCGATCTGTTTAAGCTGTAGGCTGTGTTGAATTTGGTGTTATTTTGTTGTTTTCTTTTCTGCCATCATGAGGCCGTAGTAGTTGGTATAGTGCTTTGAGCAACATTTGAAATACCACTTTGCAGCGGCTCAGCAGCAGATGTAGTTGCGTCTGGGGCAGGTGGCTGGTTTTCCTGTGTTTTCATTACCAGGTAAGTAGCACTGCTTATACCTGTTAAAGCCAGCAAAGTATCACTTAGTTCAGGCAGATCGCAACCAGATTTAATCAGTGTTACTTTGTACAGGTAAACTATTACTGCAATAATCGTCCATGTAAAATTCTGAAACCGGTGCAGGCTGATGCCGTTGGCATCAGAAAGTATGTCTATAAAAAAACCTTGTGAAGGTCGGTTCTGGTGCCGCGGCCTGTTATCGCTGATGTCCTTTTTATCTATCAGTGTACCCGCAACTGCTGTACCGGCAAAAATGCCCATTAGCACAAGTGCTGTTTTGTTTATATCTGTGTCTGCACAGTCTCCTTTAAACAATGAAAGATAAATGTATACAGAAGAGATGATCACCGTCCATATACCAAATTGTACTTTGGTAAGGTTAAATGGTGCATTGGAATTGGTCAATTTCCATTTGCTTTTCTTTTGTAACATTTTGGCATTTGCCTGGAACTCGTCCTGGTTGGTGATCTCATCGCGCAGTATGTTGCTATAAGCTGCGAGTACAAAAAAAAGTATGGTAATAACTGATATGGTTATTGATGCAATGACAGATTTTACATCATAATCTGTTTGAGTATTGCAGCCAGCCAGTATAAAACACAGAAAAAAGGGCGATAAACAGAGAATGCGTTTCATTGTATAATTTTTAGTGGTGCATGATTGATAATATTAAGCCTGTAATGATGATGCAGGAGAGTGTATAAAACAAGTATTTCTTTGCGTGGCAGCACGCGTTGCTGTGTAACAATAATTTCTACGCTTCAATCTTCGCATTTGCTTCATAGTATTGCTGCAGTTGAAGAGTGCGACGCAAGGAACGGTGAGCTATGTTACAACAGCCGGGCTCCAAATCTTCTTTCTTATCAATACATAGCATACTGCTATTCTATGTACCCGTTGTCTTTTAACTGGTTTTGTACATCTTTATAGAGATCGTTTGTGATGCCTTGTTTATAGCTGAACGGATGATCTAAAGTGTATACAAGGAACATGCACATGGCAATAAAGCTTACCAGGAAAGACAGGTATATTCTCTTCATTTTCGGGGATGGTACATTAAAGAAAAAGAAGAAAATAACCATCATTGCGGAACCTGCATTTAAGATAAACCATACCATATCCGGCACTTCTGAGTGGCTGTGGTAAAGGCGGTTGCGGCGAAGATCGTCCAATGCATCAAGCTCGTTATCGATAACGTTGAGTATGTTGCTTTCAGATCTGTCATGCGCATCGATGGTGAGCAGCTGGCTTCGCAGCACCCGCAGGGTGTTTGGCTGTTCTATTGCAGTATTGTCTGTACTTGTTTCCCATTCGTTGTTGATTACTTCGCTGCAATAACCGTAAACATTTTCCTGTACACTTATTTTTATACTGTCTGACAGAACTTCTGTATGCTGGAGAATACCGGTTAGTTTATCTGTTTCGCCTTCTATTGTTTTTTCAAGCTCCCGGTAATCGTCCCATACTGCTACAATTACGAAAGCCAATACCAGCGAGTAGATTAGGCTTATACCACCGAAAACAATTCCTGCTGCTTCGTTATTTAGCCCGGCATTGTTGCTGGTAAAAACTTTCTGGAACAACGATAATGCCGCCTGGGATAGTAATACGCAGGCAATGATAAACAGTACACACAGCACAGGCATGGGAACTGTAGAGGCAATGGTAGACAGTAGGGCCGGCATGATGCACCATGTTTGATTGAGTTGTATTACACTTTAATGAAACTAAAGATGGTGTTGGTGATCATGGTAATCAGGTTGGTTTTAAACTGATCGATCCTGATTTCTGCAAGACCGGCCTGCTTTAGTGCAGTCATCTCATCTAATGCGGCTTCTTCTTTTAAAAGGAATGCTATATCATCAGCTTTTAAAGCCCCGCTTTCGAGTTCCAGAGTCCATTGCTGGAGATTAGATTTTAAACTGCCGATGGCATTTTCTCCATCAGCTTTTGCCTGTGATACATAATCCTGCAGGGTTGTTTTAGCCAGTGTGTCAACACCGCTTTCCAGGGCCTGGATCAACTGATCTATATTGATTACACTCATGTTATACTATTTACAAAGTGAAAAATGTGTGGTAAAAATTAGTTCGCGCCTTTTATTTTCCCGCTTTCCAGGGCAGATATCTGATCGAAGGATTCGCCTATGAGAATCTTAGACTGGTTAATGAAAGCAGTATCCAGTGTATTTTTTTTCTGCCATCTTGTAAGAAAACCGCCAAGGGAGCCGCCGGTGGAGTCTATCAATACGCTCCACATTTTTGTGGTAACGATATTTTTTGGTTTGTTTTTTTCATACTCATAAATCTTACTAAGATTGGTTCGGAGCTGGGTTACTTCTGTTGTATGAAGTTTAAAGCTGTCTGTGGCACTGCTCATTACATTCATAGCATCTACTTTTAGCGATGTGGCCTGTGCATACGAGTATTGATCAAACTTTGCAATGGTTGAGCACGATGCTGCCATTAGCAGCAGGCAGGCAAGAAGAAAAGCCGGGGTTTTCTTTAAATAAAGTCTAGTCATGTTTTTATTTTTTTTGTAATACTCAATAAACAGCCACACCACTTTTATGCAGTGCAGGAAACGATTTATTTTTTGTAGTTAAAGGGGCGTATACCAGTTATGTATTGCTACAATGGCTGAAGCGCGTTATAATGAATGAAGTATGTTTAGTTTTAAATATCCCCTCTTAAACCCGGCCGGTAAATTATTTAAGAAGAGTTTCGAACCAGCAAATGGTGCCACAGGTTAGCTACCTGTTTTATTAATCTCGCTGCAAATTTCCCTATCAGTAATGCTTTGTACAATAGCTAATTATGGCTATTTTTTTAAACGATATTTTTTTGAATGGCGGTTGCCACAGCTTCCGAAACACTGTGTACATG harbors:
- a CDS encoding DUF4239 domain-containing protein, which encodes MPALLSTIASTVPMPVLCVLFIIACVLLSQAALSLFQKVFTSNNAGLNNEAAGIVFGGISLIYSLVLAFVIVAVWDDYRELEKTIEGETDKLTGILQHTEVLSDSIKISVQENVYGYCSEVINNEWETSTDNTAIEQPNTLRVLRSQLLTIDAHDRSESNILNVIDNELDALDDLRRNRLYHSHSEVPDMVWFILNAGSAMMVIFFFFFNVPSPKMKRIYLSFLVSFIAMCMFLVYTLDHPFSYKQGITNDLYKDVQNQLKDNGYIE